The segment CCGAGGGCATGTGCACTGTCTACCCAAGAGCACAGACCAAACCAGAAAGTACCTACAAGGGCGCAGCACTGGGAGCTGTCCTTTCCTGGCTGGCCGTCATTTTGCTGTGTGGCTGCCTGATTTCTCTGGTGTAGCCTTCCTTCCAGGCACTGGAGGACTCACCCTCGAGTTCTTTGTAGGCACAGGAAGATAGGGGGTACCAGCTCCCCAGCAGCTTGGCAGTGCGTTGCCTCCAATGAGGTAGACACAGGGCTGCAGATTTCAGGCCTGTTTAAAGTCACTAATGGCAGCTTCTGAATGCACCCTTCCCAGCAGCCCCCATCGTTCTCTTTGAATTTTAGCAGAGTGTATTATTTcagattgaaggcacaaggagaagaggacggcagaggatgaggtggttaaatagcatcgccaactcaatggacatgaacttgagcagacTCCGGCAGATAGCGgcagacagggaaggctggcgtgctacagtccatggggttgcagagagtcaggcgtgacttagcgactgaacagtaaTGACAGTTATTTCAGAGACATCTTGCATGTAGTCCCTTATAAGTAAGATAGATATATGTTAGATGTATAACTTTAAAGGACCCTTCGCTGCCTGTGTTATTCTAGTTTGCACATTTAATGCATGTTAGTCAGATGAAGCGAGTAGGTCTTTATCAGCTACAAGTGgtgtcagtttctttttttaaaataacaacagtAAAGACAGCTCTGCAGAGAGAACCCTGTTCTCACAGTCCTCTGTCCTAATTCATTGTGGCTTTCCTGTGAGAAGTGAGGCGCCTGTGACCTGAAGCTGTTTCAGagatttcttctcttcctcctgcccGCCCCAACCACTCCTGCCCTTTTCCATGACTTCACCCACTTTTTCTTGTGACCCCAGTGAATCAGCACTGGGAGAGGAGACTGTAACTTGCTCCAAATACAACGAGCTAGCTCTGCACCGGGTAGACCATAGCCTTCCTGGTGGTTCCTGAAAACCAACCTCTGAGCCGTGACGGCAGAGAGAGGCCTTGAAAGGAGCATCAGCCACAGCTGCCTGCCGGGGCtgctccctcccagccccagcctctcccCTTGGTACCCTTAGAAGTGGCCCAGCTTCTGGGCCTCCCAGCTTTCCTGCCCCGCCTTCTCTTCATCCCACTGTAGAGGCTGCAGGAAGGCCTGTCTCACCTTAAGTGGTTCATTCTGTGCTCCAATCAGTAGATCTGGGCTTTCCCCTGGTGCCTTGCTGATGAGTCAGCCAGGGGCCCACTGCGCTTTGGCTCAGGAGGCCCATCTTTAAGTGTCTTCCTCTGTAGAGAGTGGCCCACGATCGTGTCTTATGAGTCACTTTCTGgagagtggggaagggaggagtCAGTACCCCTCGTAAGCCGGGACGGGCGTGTGCtgacaggagggctgagagggagGCCTTTCCCCTGGCGAGGAGTGTGCTGTTACGTTTGGGAGGCTGGACATCCCGTTTCTTTGTGGGGAAGCAGATGTTGACTGGCTTGCCTTCCTTCCTTAGGTGGTTTTTTGGCAAAATCCCCAGAGCCAAAGCAGAAGAAATGCTCAGCAAACAGCGGCATGATGGGGCCTTTCTTATCCGAGAGAGCGAGAGTGCTCCTGGGGATTTCTCCCTCTCCGTCAAGTAAGTATTTCCTGCTCTGACTGCCTGGAATCCTGTCTCCAGCTGATGGACATTGTGAAACCAGGGGCCAGGTGTCTGGCTCCACACACTGAAGGTGGCAACCTAGGAGAGGTTTCGTCTAAACTGCCTGTTTTAAATCGGAAAACTGTATATTAAAATCCTCATCTCTGGCTCCTCTTAAAAGTTGTCTCTCGCAGCACTAGATTTAGGTTCCCGTGtggagtactcttgcctggcaaatcccatggacggaggagcctggtgggctgcagtccatggggtcgctgagggtcggacacgactcagcgacttcgctttcacttttcactttcatgcattggagaaggcaatggcaccccgctccagtgctcttgcctggagactcccagggacgggggagcctggtgggctgccgtctgtggggtcgcacagagtcggacacgactgaagcggctccGCAGCAGCAGTGGCCGAGCAGCTGAGTGTCAGAGAGGAAGCACTTGTTACTGCTGCCTGCCCCCAGCAGCCCGCAGTGCTCCCCGCCACCCTCTGACAGCAGCTGGTCGTCAGGTCAGCTGCCTCGTGCACCTTTTCCAGGTCTCCAGCCAAAGGCTGCCAGCATCAGCAAAAGTCGACCACAGGAGTTTGGAGGCTTTTTGCTTTTCCCAGGGGTAAATTTAAATGTGGAAGGGAGCTGATAGGCAGTGGGGGAAGGCAGGGAGTCATACCACTGTGGGGATCATGGAGAATATAAACTGGAACTTTGAGAATTCTAAGCTAATCACTCCCCACCCACGACACAAGGATTTTGACTCCAGTTGTCCTTTCCATATGTGTTTTGACTCTGTCCATTTCTAGTTCACATACAGGAAACCTGccctgaccccacccccaccccagaaatCTTACTGATGACCTCATCGTTTATGTGATGAGGGGCTGATTAAATTAAAACTCAGGTCActttaatatacattaaaaatgaagacTGTAAAACAGTTTATTTGCCATTTACGAATGATATCAAGATTTTTCAGTTTCAGAAATCAACTCAATATCTTGTTTCATTTTAGGACCAAATGTGCGGTTAAAGTCTTGGGGTTTTTTTTACTGTAGGTTTAAATCGAAAAATTTTTGTGTTCCTTTTCTCTGTGAAGATGTGGGAGGTGGTTTCAGGTAATGTTTTCAGTATTCTCAGCTACATTTCCAGTATAGTTTGGTTTTAGTCCCATCGTGAAAAAAATCAAGCCCTCTAATGATCAGCTTTCCTCTTCTagcagtggcttttcttttttcttcttataggCTTTACTTTTCTAAAGAGCAGAATTTATGTTCACTGCAAAGTTGAGTGGAAGGTGCAGAGGCTTCCCGTGTGCCCCTCACTCCCACACGCGCAGAACAGTGGCTTTCTGACGCGCCTGACTACACGCATGCAAACGAGCATCTGGTGGGCGAGGAGCACCTTGAGCTGGCAGGGTTTTTATGCTTCTTATTAACTTgcgtttccttctcttccttacgCCTTACACAGACCCAAGGATAAACCCAGCTGTGGAAGACGAGGTACAGGCAGTTAATCCTTGACTGGTGCCCACAAGCCCCTGGCTGTTCACATTTGATTGTCTGATGACCATGATCCCTGCCCATACTCGCCAGGTGGCTGCCGGAAAGCTCccatttttatcaaataaaatctttaaagagCTCATGTTTTCCgtgctttagaaataaaatttgaaacagGTGTCATAACCACCTCTTAATAACACAAGCTTCCGAGCCAAGGAGGTTCAAGAATCCACAGCCTCAAGTTTTCAAGGTGTTGGGCATCTGTGGTGAAAAGACTCCTGTCGTTAACAGCTCACCCCATCAGGGACCCTGTACCCCTTTCAGAAGCCACGTGCTATGCACAGcagtagagggcttccctgagccCAGAAGTGCCACTTAAATATGTCCTCCTTCAGTAAAGCTTTCTTGCTCATCCACCTTTTTTCTCATGAACTAGCAGTGCAGTTTCTAGGCTCTCTGCGCCTGTACTCAGTGACTGCCTTCCAGCTCAGTGCTGCCACCTGCTGGGCTGGTTTTAAGAAGTAGTTTCGCTTTAACACGGATGATGGGAGGACGAGGctcccatttgttcatttaacaGATGTTCATAGAGCATCTTTGGATGCCAGTGGGGACCTTGAGGACTCAGCAGAGAGCAGGACAGGTGGGCCCTTGCTTGAGCTGATGTTCAAGGCAGAGAACATGATGGTGGTGGGCCATTCCCACTCAACCAGGTCATGCTGTTTTTCTGGGCCATTGTAGAGAAACCACTTGTCATTTCTCCAGGTGATAGAGAAGCCTTTGGGGGGTGAGGAGGTGCCTGGGCCTTTATTTATTGTCCCTACATGTCCTTTTCTTCTGAGACCTTTTCAGTGTGTGTAGAACTAAAATCCCTGATTAGAAAACACAACTTTAAATTCTTCCCAGTTATAGGAGAATTGTTGGAAGTGTGTCCAATCCCTCCTTTTCTCACCTCATTTCTTATCCTACCTTTTGTAGTCTTCAGACGTCACACaggatttcagttcttttttttcatttggcaCAGTCCAGGGCATGTAGAAGCATTCTGTAggttggggctttttttttttttgaacagatgTCTTCAGAATTAGGTTAATAGGGCTTCCTGTCCGGCGAGGATTCTTCCTGTTGTCGCTGGCAGTCATCACCCTGATGGAGGGTCTCGGGGCACTCTCCACCCACTAGGGAGTCAAGTTCTGCTGCAGTCCTGGTCTCCTCAGCCTGGGAGGGCGTGGCCGAGACACCAGGTCTCCAGGGGTCCTGCTCGGTGGGCAGGTGGCCCCTGGGCAGCCGGGACAGAGCCCTCTGGCCCCGTCTCACGTGtatcctctgcccctccccaggtTTGGAAATGATGTGCAGCACTTCAAGGTGCTCCGAGATGGGGCTGGAAAGTATTTCCTCTGGGTGGTCAAgttcaactctttgaatgagCTGGTAGATTATCACAGATCTACATCCGTCTCCAGAAACCAGCAGATATTTCTCCGGGACATAGAGCAGGTGCCACAGGTAAGCCTCAAAAGAGAGGTTGGGATCATTCTTAAGCAATTAAGAATAGCTCCTTAGGCAAGCaggtgtgttttgtttgttttttgaagggTTACTTCAGGGCCTTCTATGCTCATTATTAACTCATGTTAAAGATTTGGATTTGAAACAGTTTTGCATTTCCCAGAGTCTGCTTCTGTGAAGCAGTGTGCTGCAAAAGTTACCCTGTGTCTCTAGGACGAGGGTCTttaacacaccctcacacacactttGCCTGGAAGTAGACTGTGAGGAAAGTCACACCTGTAAGGGGGTGGGGTCCACACTCATGGCTGAAATCCTACGCCTCATGTACTGGTTAGCACCACCCTGTTGTGTACAAGCTTTATCCTTTTGACTTTCCCTAAGTGACACAGTGATGGAACTGAAATATTTCCTCATCTGGGATTGTAAGCAAAGCTCCAGGAGCTGCTTCTGCAGTTCTTTCCTGAAGCAGTACCTGCTGCTGGATGCTGGGGCGAGGCTGGCCACCGCAGTGGGGACCCTGCAGTGGTTTCCATCGTTGGTGAAAGATTACaaacacccccccccacccccccgccggAGTAAACTCCGTAAGATTTGTGGAGGGGGGAGGAGAAATGAGGGGTTATTTCAGAAGGTGTGGAAAGGCTGCCCGCGTTCGTTTCCCCGTCACTGGTCCGCTTCCAGGGGGCTGGCCACGGTCAAGGGTGCAATGTGTTTTCTCCCTGCCCTCTTCTGCAGCAGCCGACATACGTCCAAGCCCTCTTTGACTTTGACCCCCAGGAGGATGGAGAGCTGGGATTCCGTCGGGGAGACTTTATCCACGTCATGGATAACTCAGACCCCAACTGGTGGAAAGGGGCTTGCCACGGGCAGACCGGCATGTTCCCACGCAATTATGTCACCCCCGTGAACCGGAACGTCTAAGAGTCAAGAGATtatttaaagaaagcaaaaaattttaaacacacacaaaagaattaaACCCACGAGCTGCCTCTGTCAGCAGCCTGTGAGGGAGCTCAGAGCACCTGGCTGGGTCACCTGGTGACCGGCTCACTTTGGTTGGAACtcgggggggtgggagggggagttgGATATAACAATGCCAAAACTTACCTATAAATTAAGAAAAGAGTTTTTATTACAGATTTTCACTGCTGCTCCTGCTCTTCCTCCTCTGtccttttttcatcctttttcctcttctgtccatCAATGCATGACATTTACTGCCACATATAGTCCTAGCTGATgccaataataaaagaaaagaaaccacgtGGGCTGATATTTTCTCTATGCAAAATGTCTGTTTTAGTTGGGAAGACAGAACAGCCGCTCCCGTGTTTGCGTTTTATATACACACAGGAGCAGGCGGCCCCTGCCCTTCAGCTTCTGCTAGAGGAGGGAGGGCGTGAGTTGGGGTGACAGGAGGGGCTGGTGCCCCCCAGGGCCTCCTGCGAGCCAGGCGCCAAACCTGTGTCTTTTCTATTCCATTTCCCTTTCAAGTGGTGTTCCTGAGCATGCTGTTTTTCATAGTGCCTTCTGCCTTATTTCGAGGGTTGCTTCTGAGtggtgttttttttcttgtttgttttgttttaaaaataagttaaagacAGTCAGCCAATTTGTCTCCTACTCTGTGTAAATATTTTCCCCCCggggaggggaggacagggtAGAGAAGAGGAGCAAGCGAGAGGAGGATGTGGGCGTCCTGCCTGTGGGCAGCCAGAACCTTTAAGGTTCAGCTTTAACATTTGTAGCCCCTGGAGGTTAAGGGAGCCAGGGCACAGTGGAACCAGGTTACCGCCCTCCCCACGTCTGACTGCATCTGGCTGTGGgggcgtggggggcgggggctgggtcctTGACCTTGCAGTCTCGGGTGTTATCTGTCCCCTCCTTAGTCCCAGACAGCCACAGTAACCAGTCTCTGGAGCCAGCCAGTTTCAAGTGCAGGAAAGTCCAAGGAGTTTAAACTGTATCAGGTTCTACCATGTTCTACACTGGGGGAGAAAACGAGCATTTTCGCTTCATCTTCCTTGCTCTGAAAGCTGAGGGTATCTGTTCATGGCTCTCAACTGTTGTGTCCCCTGCCTGACCCGCCCAGGTGAGCTTCAGGCCACACTCGGGAAGCATCTGGGGGGTTTTTCGTTTCTGCATTCACAGCAGGCTGTGTTCGTAGCTGCTCCACCTGGCCCCCCGAGAAGGAAGTGTCTCTGACGCAGGGGCAGATGGAAGGAAGGTTGGAACTAGGAAGGCCAAGTCCGTGGCAGAGCTCTGTCCGTCTGCCTCCTGCCGGCTTCTTGTCCCTCGTGGTGATGCCCCGTGAGCATCCTCTCTCCACCCGCCCCGTTCCCACAACAGACAAAGAGccgctgggagttggtggtggccTTCAGCTCCTGAAGCGGTCAGTCAGCGTCTCTGCCGGACTCTGGTCGTGGACCAGGCTCAGCCCGGAGCGCCTGGGGCCCAGGAGGCGCCTCCCTGGACAGAGCATCCTCCACTCTCCACTTGCTTCTCTCCTGATAATACAAGGAATCTCTGGCATTCTGCACCTGGACCATTTGattgttttattttggaattgGTGTATATCATGCAGCCTTGCAGAACTaagttttgtgtgtatatatttaaaagaaaatcagtgtTTAAAAAGACCTATGTACTTAATCCTTTAACTCTGCGGATAGCATTTGGTAGGTAGTGATTAACTGTGAATAATAAACATACAATGAAttcttcactgtatttttttttttactcctttgCCTTAAAAAACCTAGATAGAGACTGTCAGGGACTGGGGGTGCTTGTGCTCTTATTTCCGACTCACCTCACTCTGGGGAACCACGTGGGTCTCTTGGGCCCCGGGAGGAGTGATGCCCATGTCATGTTGATCAGAATCCCTGGGAGCAGGTTCCTAGTGTCGTAGGAGGCCCCACCCTCAGCTCCGCCATTAGGGCGGAGGGCACCCACGGGTACGCCTGATGGTTCTGACCGAAGGCCCGGGCCACACTTTGAAAACCAGCCCAGATCTAGTACTTAGGACCTAGTGTGGCTGGCCTGATTCTCGTCCCGCCCCGCTACCTCCATCAAGGAAAGACGGACAGAAGGAGCCGTGCGGGAGGAGTCTCGGTGTCCTGAGTCACCGCAGCAGTCTCGGCGGCGCAGTAGGCCTCTTCAGGGTGACCCCGAGCCTGTCACCACCCACAGCACTGGCAACAGGAGGTGAAGAAGGACTTGTTTAGAGAGAAAACACCACCAAACCTGAGGAGTTTCCCTTGTGTCCTTGGAGCCCAGCGCACTGCCTTGCTTGTGTCCAGCCTGCTGGGAGCCAAGGGGCTCAGGGTCCACTCAGGCTGGCTTCTCCGAAGCTGATCCAAAACGGGGCCATTGGAGTGAGAACCTGCAGGCTCCGTAAGGTTCTTTTGCCCCCTTTTGACTCGTGGCTTCAGAATAGCCTCAGAATTAATAGGAAAATGACTGCTTTTGCACTAGTCCAGTCACAAGTTTCTTGGTGGCTGTGTCCCCCTCCTCCCACACTGGGTCTGTCACCTCTGGGCGGGGAGCACCTCTGGGGAGAGACTCCGCTGTGGGACAGCTCAGCCGGCTTTGACGACCGAAAGCTCTGCTGGGTGAGTGGGCTCTGCGCTGTTCTCTCCTGAGCAGCCCTCCTGACACTCTTCTTACCAGTGCCCTGGGAGTCTGTAACAGAAGCTCGATGGAGACCTGATTGTGGAGGGGATGGCGGTGATAGTGCCTGCCCGGCGCTCCCAGGCAGGGGGCAGGTTGGAAGGAGAAAGGTCATGGGCGCCGTGTCTGCCTTTCCTCTACACTCGTCCCTCTAGTAGCTGACCTTCAAGTCAGGACATCTTGCTTTCCCA is part of the Budorcas taxicolor isolate Tak-1 chromosome 19, Takin1.1, whole genome shotgun sequence genome and harbors:
- the GRB2 gene encoding growth factor receptor-bound protein 2 encodes the protein MEAIAKYDFKATADDELSFKRGDILKVLNEECDQNWYKAELNGKDGFIPKNYIEMKPHPWFFGKIPRAKAEEMLSKQRHDGAFLIRESESAPGDFSLSVKFGNDVQHFKVLRDGAGKYFLWVVKFNSLNELVDYHRSTSVSRNQQIFLRDIEQVPQQPTYVQALFDFDPQEDGELGFRRGDFIHVMDNSDPNWWKGACHGQTGMFPRNYVTPVNRNV